One window from the genome of Bacillus weihaiensis encodes:
- a CDS encoding MurR/RpiR family transcriptional regulator, producing the protein MKKTQEPCLVTIRKLYPKFSITERKIADYMLKYPNKIIHSSINQLAEDLEVADSTVFRFCKRLGYKGYQAMKIALATEVVSPLQDIHEKVSEGDTMETIASKVFRSNMKTLDDTLSIISEEQIQLAVESILSAQSIQFFGSGGSSIIALDAYHKFVRTGLKVQATIDTHFQLMAASQMTEKDCAILISHSGSSKDILHILNVVKETGAKMIAITNYAKSPLSGAVHIPLYTVSEETDYRSEALSSRIAQLSIIDVLYVNVLMKLGNEGKEALKKMREAILVKRI; encoded by the coding sequence ATGAAAAAGACCCAGGAGCCTTGTTTAGTCACGATACGTAAGCTTTATCCGAAGTTTAGTATTACAGAGAGAAAAATTGCGGATTATATGTTGAAATATCCGAATAAAATTATTCATTCTTCAATAAACCAGCTAGCAGAAGACCTTGAAGTAGCTGATTCGACGGTTTTTCGCTTCTGCAAACGACTTGGCTATAAAGGATATCAAGCAATGAAAATCGCACTTGCAACAGAGGTTGTTTCTCCCCTTCAGGATATTCATGAAAAAGTATCTGAGGGTGATACAATGGAAACAATTGCGTCCAAAGTTTTTCGTTCCAATATGAAAACGCTTGATGACACGTTGAGTATTATAAGCGAAGAGCAAATCCAGCTGGCAGTCGAAAGTATTCTATCAGCTCAATCAATTCAGTTTTTTGGAAGCGGTGGATCTAGTATTATTGCTCTTGATGCTTATCACAAATTTGTCCGAACTGGATTAAAGGTGCAAGCAACGATTGATACACATTTTCAGCTCATGGCTGCTTCACAAATGACAGAAAAAGATTGTGCCATTCTTATCTCGCATTCTGGTTCTTCAAAGGATATTCTCCATATTCTAAATGTTGTGAAAGAGACCGGTGCAAAGATGATTGCGATTACTAATTATGCTAAATCACCTTTAAGTGGTGCTGTCCATATCCCTCTTTATACCGTTTCAGAGGAAACAGACTATCGATCAGAAGCGTTATCTTCACGAATTGCCCAGCTAAGTATTATCGATGTCTTGTATGTGAATGTGTTAATGAAGCTCGGAAATGAAGGGAAAGAAGCATTAAAAAAAATGCGCGAAGCAATATTAGTGAAAAGAATTTGA
- the gnd gene encoding phosphogluconate dehydrogenase (NAD(+)-dependent, decarboxylating): MQIGMIGLGKMGYQLSLNLSNKGYEVVANDVNLDAMKKISEDGVQIAETIEALVSKLANPRKVWMMVPAGEATEQVFQKLLPLLEEGDYIIDGGNAHYKDSLRRNEECEAKGIYFFDCGTSGGVDGARNGACTMVGGNKDAFIEIEPIFKDITVENGYLYSGKAGSGHFLKMVHNGIEYGMMQAIGEGFDLLEKSPFDYDYEKVAKVWNNGSVIRSWLMELTENAFSKDQKLESIKGIMHSSGEGKWTVETALDLQTAAPVITMALMMRYRSLEEDTFTGKVVAALRNEFGGHAVERKEG, from the coding sequence ATGCAAATTGGAATGATAGGGTTAGGGAAAATGGGATATCAGCTATCTCTTAATCTTTCAAATAAAGGATATGAAGTTGTAGCAAATGATGTAAATCTAGATGCTATGAAAAAAATTTCCGAAGATGGTGTGCAAATAGCAGAAACAATTGAAGCTCTTGTTAGTAAACTAGCAAATCCTCGTAAAGTTTGGATGATGGTACCAGCGGGTGAAGCGACTGAACAAGTCTTTCAAAAATTGCTTCCATTGTTAGAAGAAGGAGATTATATCATTGATGGAGGAAATGCCCACTATAAGGATTCTTTAAGAAGAAATGAAGAATGTGAAGCAAAGGGGATTTATTTCTTTGACTGTGGAACTAGCGGTGGTGTAGATGGTGCTCGAAATGGAGCTTGCACAATGGTGGGTGGAAATAAAGACGCATTCATTGAGATTGAGCCAATTTTTAAAGATATTACTGTTGAAAACGGTTACCTTTATTCTGGGAAAGCTGGAAGTGGTCACTTTTTAAAAATGGTTCATAACGGTATTGAGTATGGAATGATGCAAGCAATTGGAGAAGGATTTGATCTTCTTGAAAAAAGTCCGTTCGACTACGATTATGAAAAGGTTGCTAAAGTTTGGAATAATGGATCTGTTATTCGTTCTTGGTTAATGGAGTTGACGGAAAATGCCTTTTCTAAAGACCAAAAGCTAGAGAGTATAAAAGGAATCATGCACTCATCAGGTGAAGGAAAATGGACGGTAGAAACAGCTCTCGATCTTCAAACAGCGGCACCTGTTATTACGATGGCGTTAATGATGCGTTACCGCTCATTAGAAGAGGACACGTTTACTGGAAAAGTTGTAGCAGCTCTTCGTAATGAATTTGGCGGTCATGCGGTTGAAAGGAAAGAAGGATAA
- a CDS encoding GntP family permease translates to MSDQMLILVALAGIFLLLFLVIRTKLHAFVALLLVSLIVGILAGMPLNEVVTSMQNGMGGTLGFVAVVVGLGAMFGQMLEVSGGAERLAQTLVKKFGEDKSQWALGLTGFLVAIPVFFDVGFIILVPIVYGLAKKTGKSLLYYGIPLLAGLAVTHSFIPPTPGPIAVADLIGAELGWVILFGAIAGVPAMILAGPLFATFISKKLHVVVPDYMNLEEIEYDKDLPSFKLIASLIMVPLVLILLNTVSGVLLEEGDIVREILTFLGHPFVALTIATILTFVLLGTRRGYSRQEVQDIATKALEPAGIIILVTGAGGVFKQILIDSGVGQVLGDMMAGSSLPPILLAFLIAAVVRVAQGSATVSMVTAAGLMAPLISILGLEGPVLGLIVIAIASGATVLSHVNDSGFWLVGRYFGLSVKDTLKTWTVMETIIGLVGVSVALILGLFIS, encoded by the coding sequence ATGTCAGATCAAATGTTAATATTAGTCGCATTAGCTGGAATTTTTCTTTTATTATTTTTAGTGATACGTACAAAGCTTCACGCATTTGTCGCTTTATTATTAGTAAGTTTAATTGTTGGGATTCTAGCAGGAATGCCGTTAAATGAAGTTGTCACCTCGATGCAAAATGGTATGGGAGGAACCCTTGGCTTCGTAGCTGTAGTCGTTGGTTTAGGTGCGATGTTCGGTCAGATGCTAGAAGTATCTGGTGGAGCAGAACGATTAGCGCAAACGCTTGTAAAAAAATTCGGTGAAGATAAATCACAATGGGCTCTTGGTTTAACAGGTTTCTTAGTAGCCATCCCAGTTTTCTTTGATGTAGGGTTTATTATTCTTGTTCCAATTGTTTATGGATTAGCAAAGAAAACAGGAAAGTCACTTTTATATTATGGGATTCCATTGTTGGCTGGATTAGCTGTTACACATAGTTTTATTCCTCCAACACCAGGACCAATTGCTGTAGCTGATTTAATTGGGGCTGAGCTTGGTTGGGTGATTTTATTCGGAGCGATTGCAGGGGTACCAGCTATGATTCTTGCAGGGCCGCTATTTGCAACATTCATATCGAAAAAGTTACATGTTGTCGTTCCGGATTATATGAACCTCGAGGAAATTGAATATGATAAAGATTTACCTAGCTTTAAATTGATTGCGTCTCTTATCATGGTTCCTTTAGTGTTAATTTTACTGAATACGGTTTCAGGTGTTCTATTAGAAGAAGGAGATATCGTTCGTGAGATTTTAACGTTTTTAGGACATCCATTCGTCGCGTTAACGATTGCAACAATTTTAACATTTGTTTTACTTGGAACAAGACGTGGATATTCTCGTCAAGAAGTTCAAGACATTGCAACGAAAGCATTAGAGCCTGCTGGTATCATTATTTTAGTAACAGGTGCTGGTGGTGTGTTTAAGCAAATCTTAATTGATTCTGGTGTAGGTCAAGTGTTAGGGGATATGATGGCAGGATCATCTTTACCTCCAATTTTATTAGCCTTCCTGATTGCTGCAGTTGTTCGTGTAGCTCAAGGTTCTGCTACTGTTTCAATGGTTACTGCAGCTGGCTTAATGGCACCGCTTATTTCAATTCTAGGCCTTGAAGGTCCTGTCCTTGGATTAATTGTTATTGCGATTGCATCTGGAGCGACAGTTCTTTCACACGTGAATGACTCTGGCTTCTGGCTAGTTGGACGCTATTTTGGTTTAAGTGTTAAAGACACATTAAAAACATGGACTGTAATGGAAACAATTATCGGATTAGTTGGTGTGAGTGTCGCCCTTATTTTAGGTCTATTCATTTCATAA
- the gntK gene encoding gluconokinase has translation MIGVDIGTTSTKAVVFNQKGEALSRYGVEYPLHTPTPATAEQDPDEIFQAVLTAIKNSILEASISGHDIKFVSFSSAMHSVIVVDGEGKPLTRSITWADNRSSDYVDEILKKHDGHSIYLRTGTPIHPMSPLVKLAWLKAEQPELFKSEHKFISIKEYIFYHLFGQYVVDYSIASATGMFHLGKLEWDMEALRVAGVTKEQLSTPVPTTEIVTGLPKTYAMELGLLVETPFIVGASDGVLSNLGVNAIEPGVVALTIGTSGAIRAVTDRPITDPKGRIFCYALTDKHWVIGGPVNNGGMIFRWLRDEFASSEVETAKRLGKDPYDVLTEIASTVAPGSNGLLFHPYLAGERAPLWNANARGSFFGLGMHHKKEHMIRAVLEGIMMNLYSVLLALEELIGTPTRIQATGGFARSIFWRQMLADIFDQEVVIPESFESSCLGAIVLGMYGIGDIESLSDVQEMVGSIHTHQPNHEATLAYRELMPLFIRLPRLLEKEYEVISTIQKKEEK, from the coding sequence ATGATTGGTGTAGATATCGGCACAACAAGTACGAAAGCGGTTGTATTTAATCAAAAAGGAGAAGCTCTAAGTCGATATGGTGTTGAATATCCATTACATACTCCAACACCAGCAACGGCAGAACAAGATCCGGATGAAATTTTCCAAGCAGTCCTTACTGCAATAAAAAATAGCATACTTGAGGCTTCTATTTCTGGACATGATATAAAATTCGTTTCCTTTAGCTCTGCGATGCATAGTGTGATCGTTGTTGATGGAGAAGGTAAGCCTTTAACACGATCCATTACATGGGCTGATAATCGAAGTAGTGATTATGTAGACGAGATTCTAAAAAAACATGATGGGCACTCTATTTATTTGCGTACAGGTACACCAATTCATCCAATGTCGCCTCTTGTTAAGCTGGCATGGCTAAAGGCTGAACAACCAGAATTATTCAAGTCTGAGCACAAGTTTATTTCAATAAAAGAATATATTTTTTATCACTTATTCGGTCAATACGTTGTTGATTATTCCATTGCATCTGCGACAGGTATGTTTCACCTTGGAAAATTAGAGTGGGATATGGAAGCTTTACGTGTAGCTGGTGTAACGAAAGAGCAGCTTTCAACTCCTGTTCCCACAACGGAAATAGTAACAGGGTTACCTAAAACATACGCTATGGAATTAGGGCTTTTAGTTGAGACACCGTTTATTGTAGGTGCGAGTGATGGTGTATTATCGAATTTAGGTGTGAATGCCATTGAACCAGGTGTTGTTGCGCTAACAATTGGGACAAGTGGGGCCATTAGAGCTGTGACAGATCGTCCTATAACAGATCCAAAAGGAAGAATTTTTTGTTATGCCTTAACAGATAAGCATTGGGTTATAGGTGGTCCTGTTAACAATGGAGGAATGATATTCCGCTGGCTTCGTGATGAATTTGCGAGTTCAGAAGTTGAAACGGCAAAACGTCTCGGAAAGGATCCATATGATGTATTAACAGAGATTGCAAGTACTGTCGCTCCAGGCTCGAATGGTCTTCTGTTTCATCCCTATTTAGCGGGAGAACGTGCTCCTCTATGGAATGCTAATGCGCGTGGAAGCTTCTTTGGATTAGGTATGCATCATAAAAAAGAGCATATGATACGAGCCGTTCTTGAAGGTATTATGATGAATTTATATAGTGTGTTACTTGCTTTAGAAGAATTAATAGGAACGCCAACACGTATTCAAGCAACGGGTGGTTTTGCTCGCTCTATTTTCTGGAGGCAAATGCTTGCAGATATATTTGACCAAGAAGTTGTTATACCTGAAAGCTTTGAAAGCTCATGCTTAGGGGCAATCGTGTTAGGAATGTATGGGATCGGTGATATTGAATCATTAAGTGACGTTCAAGAGATGGTGGGTTCTATTCACACGCACCAGCCTAACCATGAAGCTACGTTAGCCTACCGTGAATTAATGCCACTATTTATTCGTCTTCCAAGATTACTAGAGAAAGAATACGAAGTAATCAGTACCATTCAAAAAAAGGAGGAAAAATAA
- a CDS encoding transposase — translation MEKSDRKIRKKIRERLQSEEGRKLYSQRTCDVESVFGQIKHNQQFRRFSIRGLQKNTIEWGLLCVAHNCKKMQKTIKRTKEKEENGNQ, via the coding sequence TTGGAGAAAAGCGACAGAAAAATACGAAAAAAGATTCGTGAACGTCTTCAGAGTGAAGAAGGACGAAAATTATATAGCCAACGAACATGTGATGTAGAAAGTGTATTTGGACAAATAAAACATAATCAGCAGTTCAGACGCTTTTCAATTCGTGGCCTCCAAAAAAATACGATTGAATGGGGGCTTCTTTGCGTTGCACATAACTGTAAAAAAATGCAGAAAACAATAAAAAGAACGAAAGAAAAAGAGGAAAATGGAAACCAATAA
- a CDS encoding YjcZ family sporulation protein — MGAGYGSGFALIVVLFILLIIVGAAYVGY; from the coding sequence ATGGGCGCAGGTTACGGAAGTGGTTTCGCGTTAATCGTTGTACTATTTATTCTTTTAATCATTGTTGGTGCAGCGTACGTAGGATACTAA
- a CDS encoding YozQ family protein has protein sequence MSKNEPTNQKQEQELAGKTYRVEDYQKTNTVSSGMATSHEQVSDAYMQGEITEVPVENESDLENESK, from the coding sequence ATGTCAAAAAACGAACCAACTAATCAAAAGCAAGAACAAGAGCTAGCTGGAAAAACATATCGTGTAGAGGATTATCAGAAAACTAATACAGTTTCTTCAGGAATGGCTACAAGTCATGAACAAGTATCAGATGCATATATGCAGGGAGAAATAACAGAGGTACCGGTAGAGAATGAGAGCGATTTAGAAAACGAATCAAAGTAA
- a CDS encoding stage VI sporulation protein F, with translation MLNPKMLRKMEKKTGLDLSEIMEVTQSINKSKIQDEDGVRRIVNKLSKVSPKPIDQEMEEMIVHTVLNNKVPKGLVKFLDNMNFGK, from the coding sequence ATGTTAAATCCTAAAATGCTTCGAAAAATGGAAAAGAAGACAGGCTTAGATTTAAGTGAAATCATGGAAGTAACACAATCAATTAATAAGTCTAAGATTCAAGATGAAGATGGAGTTAGAAGGATAGTGAATAAGCTTTCAAAGGTTTCTCCAAAGCCAATTGATCAAGAAATGGAAGAAATGATTGTGCACACAGTATTAAATAACAAGGTTCCAAAAGGTTTAGTTAAATTTTTAGATAACATGAACTTCGGTAAGTAA
- a CDS encoding GNAT family N-acetyltransferase, with amino-acid sequence MISIYEINKADVNEQLVGLSQLLCLVVNEGASLGFLPPLSSDEAVKYWENVIQEEVKLYIALHEETIVGTVQLQFCTKPNGRHRVEIAKLMTHPSYRRMGIARKLMARAEEGAKQNEKKLIVLDTRDGDSSNDLYQSLGYIIAGKIPNYAKSANGDLDATVLYFKEI; translated from the coding sequence ATGATTTCTATATATGAAATAAACAAAGCTGATGTAAACGAACAGTTAGTAGGATTATCTCAATTATTGTGTCTTGTAGTTAATGAAGGAGCGTCCCTTGGGTTCTTACCTCCACTATCAAGTGATGAGGCTGTAAAGTATTGGGAAAATGTCATACAAGAAGAGGTAAAACTATATATCGCATTGCATGAGGAAACGATTGTTGGAACCGTTCAGCTACAATTTTGTACGAAGCCTAATGGAAGACATCGAGTAGAAATTGCAAAACTTATGACCCACCCTAGCTATAGAAGAATGGGAATTGCAAGAAAGCTTATGGCGAGAGCAGAAGAAGGTGCAAAACAGAATGAGAAAAAATTAATTGTTTTGGATACGAGAGATGGTGATTCATCTAATGATTTATACCAATCATTAGGCTATATCATTGCAGGAAAAATACCAAACTATGCGAAATCTGCTAATGGAGATTTAGATGCAACGGTCTTATATTTCAAAGAGATCTAA
- a CDS encoding YunG family protein, protein MIDVNILEQIFKNCWSIDSSSKWTKENPANGQCGVTSLVLHDLYGGDIVKTWTNDGWHFYLYINGDRIDLTKSQFREPIDYRDNPSSREEAFLDTNMEQYRYLKGSVLTKIVNFFS, encoded by the coding sequence ATGATTGATGTGAACATATTAGAACAAATTTTCAAAAATTGTTGGTCAATAGATTCTAGTTCAAAATGGACAAAAGAGAATCCAGCTAATGGACAATGTGGTGTTACATCACTAGTTTTACATGATTTATACGGAGGTGATATTGTGAAAACATGGACAAATGACGGTTGGCATTTTTACCTATACATAAATGGTGATCGTATTGATTTAACCAAGTCTCAATTCCGTGAACCAATTGACTACCGTGATAATCCTTCCTCTAGGGAAGAAGCTTTTTTAGATACAAACATGGAGCAATATCGATATTTAAAGGGTTCAGTGTTGACAAAGATAGTCAACTTTTTTTCATGA
- a CDS encoding HMA2 domain-containing protein, whose product MLTKIKNTLVHTKIEKLLKKYEIIVKHYLPGRIRLGFSEWEEKSESVITMLDELRKDPDIYSIEFTKETGSVLILFNKEEMNNRSTLERWLRTIEKYA is encoded by the coding sequence TTGTTAACTAAAATTAAAAATACACTTGTACATACTAAAATTGAAAAACTACTTAAAAAATATGAAATAATAGTTAAACATTATTTACCTGGAAGAATTCGTCTTGGTTTTTCAGAATGGGAAGAAAAATCTGAAAGCGTTATAACTATGTTAGATGAATTAAGAAAAGATCCAGATATCTATTCTATAGAATTTACAAAAGAAACGGGATCAGTTCTTATTCTTTTTAATAAAGAGGAGATGAATAATCGATCGACTCTAGAACGATGGCTTAGAACAATTGAAAAGTATGCGTAA
- a CDS encoding HMA2 domain-containing protein, which translates to MIQSILTFGASFLAPKLMAGIQNEKVQVLHALPGRVRLQCDRWKNNYTATNLEKAFKTIPLVTDVRASPITGSLLLTFATQKLTPEQFDNIVKSAVQVSVASYPELQADLMNILKNVIQTIDVTMKKQTGGKVDIDSLLSVVLMINGILKFPAQPAFSSSLLYWAYTIITKKK; encoded by the coding sequence ATGATTCAATCGATCTTAACCTTTGGTGCTTCATTTCTAGCGCCAAAGCTTATGGCAGGAATTCAAAATGAAAAGGTACAAGTATTACATGCGTTACCTGGTAGAGTACGGTTACAATGTGATCGCTGGAAGAACAATTATACTGCAACAAATTTAGAGAAAGCATTTAAGACTATACCACTTGTAACGGATGTAAGGGCATCGCCTATTACAGGGAGTTTATTATTAACTTTTGCCACACAAAAACTTACTCCAGAACAATTTGACAATATTGTAAAAAGTGCTGTACAAGTCTCTGTAGCCTCTTATCCTGAATTGCAGGCTGATTTAATGAATATTCTCAAAAATGTCATTCAAACAATAGATGTTACGATGAAAAAACAAACAGGTGGAAAAGTTGATATAGATTCCTTACTTTCTGTCGTATTAATGATAAATGGGATCTTGAAATTTCCTGCACAACCAGCTTTTTCGAGTAGTTTACTTTACTGGGCATACACAATTATTACAAAGAAAAAGTGA
- a CDS encoding heavy metal translocating P-type ATPase yields MRNVCKVIHSIPGRTRIKINQCPYNPNEIEARLRSIPGITSATYSQITQNALVYHSSSQLQSMSLAYLQSLFNRREEVALSSGLKDKEGFNEIKKQAKEVGFVLATLLLEKLLLSTSPTTMLKLITPSSIAVLIASRKTIRTGLSSIFNPNPETLTTAALIASLLKGSPQSALVIYFMSTISEILTEYTMNRTRGYVKEMMEIDTPFAWLMTEEGHEVKVPTNQVRIGDKIIAFQGEKIPFDGTVLSYSAQVDQSSITGEYQPAHVISGHYVYAGSIITEGKIVIEVDKIGEDLAVNRMIKLIEEAQDKQAPIQMMSDRFTRKVVPISFAMAALIFIVTKDWNRVLNMLVIDYVCGVKLSTATAISASIGKAARKGVLIKGGQTLETLAKVNTVIFDKTGTITEGRPIVTNIQTFNGYSEQEILGLAASAEEHSSHPIAEAITLEAKSRAIDIPEHDDETLENIIGKGISVLVQKEKVIVGSRSFMEDNEITIDTTETTGVYVAKEEQLIGIIEIEDQVRQGMNRCMNQMRRHGIDEVIMLTGDYKQSAKNIANRTSIDEYIAEAMPQEKASFVRFLKKEKDRTIMMVGDGINDAPALAYADIGVTLGAKKTDIAIETADVVIHSDNPLLLSDVVRLSQQTMNTIKQNVLATLIINTAAIALGTFGRIQPITGAAIHNAATIGVVLNSAKLIVTGGRMNVFQIQNHSLNTRKNKTNSPGISEHKRVFSY; encoded by the coding sequence ATGAGGAATGTTTGTAAAGTTATTCATTCAATACCTGGCAGAACAAGAATAAAAATTAATCAATGTCCTTATAATCCAAATGAAATTGAAGCAAGATTAAGATCTATTCCGGGAATTACTTCGGCAACATATTCACAGATTACACAAAATGCTTTAGTGTATCATAGCTCCAGTCAATTACAATCTATGAGTCTTGCTTATTTACAATCTTTATTTAATCGTAGAGAAGAAGTTGCGTTGTCGTCGGGATTAAAGGATAAAGAAGGATTCAATGAAATCAAGAAGCAGGCTAAAGAAGTTGGGTTTGTTTTAGCTACACTTCTACTTGAAAAGTTATTACTATCAACATCACCGACAACAATGTTAAAGCTAATTACACCATCATCAATTGCTGTTTTAATCGCTTCAAGGAAAACAATTAGAACAGGGTTGTCTTCTATATTTAATCCAAATCCTGAAACTTTGACTACAGCTGCTCTTATTGCATCGCTACTAAAGGGTAGTCCTCAATCAGCACTAGTTATCTATTTTATGTCCACAATAAGTGAAATTTTAACAGAATACACAATGAACCGAACTCGTGGTTATGTGAAAGAAATGATGGAAATTGATACACCGTTTGCCTGGTTAATGACCGAAGAGGGTCATGAAGTGAAAGTGCCTACAAATCAAGTAAGAATTGGCGATAAAATTATAGCATTTCAGGGAGAGAAAATTCCATTTGATGGGACCGTATTATCTTATTCAGCACAGGTTGACCAGTCTTCTATTACTGGGGAATACCAACCAGCTCATGTAATAAGTGGTCATTATGTGTATGCAGGAAGCATCATCACAGAAGGGAAAATTGTCATTGAGGTTGATAAGATTGGTGAAGACTTAGCCGTCAATCGAATGATTAAACTTATTGAAGAAGCCCAAGACAAACAAGCACCTATTCAAATGATGTCTGATCGATTTACTCGAAAGGTCGTACCTATCTCATTTGCCATGGCAGCATTAATATTCATCGTTACAAAAGATTGGAATCGTGTATTGAACATGCTAGTCATTGATTATGTGTGTGGCGTGAAGCTATCAACTGCTACAGCTATCTCAGCTTCAATTGGTAAAGCTGCAAGAAAGGGGGTACTCATTAAAGGCGGGCAAACCCTTGAAACATTAGCTAAGGTAAATACGGTTATTTTTGATAAAACGGGTACGATTACTGAGGGAAGACCAATCGTTACAAATATTCAAACATTTAATGGCTATTCTGAACAGGAAATATTAGGGCTAGCAGCTTCAGCAGAAGAACATTCTTCTCATCCAATTGCTGAGGCAATTACCTTAGAGGCAAAATCTAGAGCAATTGACATTCCAGAACACGACGATGAAACCCTTGAAAATATTATTGGTAAAGGCATTTCCGTTCTAGTGCAGAAGGAAAAGGTAATTGTCGGAAGTCGAAGCTTTATGGAAGACAATGAAATTACAATTGATACAACTGAAACAACAGGAGTATATGTTGCGAAAGAAGAGCAATTAATTGGCATTATCGAGATTGAAGACCAGGTACGGCAAGGGATGAATCGTTGTATGAATCAAATGCGCCGACACGGGATTGACGAAGTTATTATGCTTACAGGAGATTATAAGCAATCAGCGAAAAATATAGCAAATCGTACTTCAATAGATGAATATATTGCTGAAGCAATGCCACAAGAAAAAGCAAGCTTTGTACGATTCCTAAAGAAAGAAAAAGATCGAACAATCATGATGGTTGGAGACGGAATTAATGATGCACCTGCCCTTGCGTATGCGGACATTGGTGTTACGTTAGGTGCGAAAAAGACGGATATTGCAATTGAAACAGCAGATGTTGTGATTCATTCAGATAATCCTTTACTACTCTCCGATGTTGTTAGACTATCTCAACAAACAATGAATACGATCAAGCAAAATGTTCTAGCAACTCTCATCATTAATACAGCAGCTATCGCGTTAGGCACTTTTGGAAGGATTCAGCCTATTACAGGTGCAGCCATTCATAATGCCGCAACGATTGGCGTCGTCTTGAATAGCGCAAAATTAATTGTAACGGGAGGAAGAATGAATGTATTTCAAATACAAAATCATTCACTTAATACCAGGAAGAATAAGACTAACAGTCCCGGCATTAGCGAACACAAGCGAGTATTCAGCTATTGA
- a CDS encoding HMA2 domain-containing protein, translated as MYFKYKIIHLIPGRIRLTVPALANTSEYSAIEEMFESIKGIENVRIEPIIQGMIIHYNQTELNHKHVLRYISLFFQQAQADIHTLLPGREELRKDLIRSFISGSLLLAAFLRNNVKHRPDAFDYLVVISTSYTVLSHGENKLSHPDVITGIISMLSLGAQNILQVAMVTWVVNLIEVFNDMRRSSQLLYL; from the coding sequence ATGTATTTCAAATACAAAATCATTCACTTAATACCAGGAAGAATAAGACTAACAGTCCCGGCATTAGCGAACACAAGCGAGTATTCAGCTATTGAAGAGATGTTTGAATCAATTAAGGGGATAGAGAACGTAAGAATTGAACCGATCATACAAGGAATGATTATTCACTATAATCAAACTGAATTGAATCATAAGCATGTATTAAGATATATTAGTCTTTTTTTTCAACAAGCGCAGGCTGATATCCATACATTACTTCCAGGTAGGGAGGAATTGAGGAAGGACTTAATTAGATCCTTTATTTCAGGATCGTTATTACTGGCTGCTTTTCTTAGAAATAATGTGAAGCATCGACCAGATGCTTTTGATTATTTAGTCGTGATTTCAACTTCATATACGGTCCTATCTCATGGTGAAAATAAACTAAGTCATCCTGATGTAATTACAGGTATTATTTCAATGTTGTCCCTAGGGGCTCAAAATATATTACAAGTAGCTATGGTAACGTGGGTCGTAAATTTAATTGAAGTTTTTAATGATATGAGAAGAAGCTCTCAGCTTCTTTATCTATAA